In Alkalihalobacillus sp. FSL W8-0930, a single window of DNA contains:
- the ypeB gene encoding germination protein YpeB — protein MIRNILIGIAVAAVIGTGVWGYQQKSEGDELRIQAENNYQRAFHDLTFNLDQIEDELGKTLAMNTRRQLTPSLAEVWRITSLAQKNLAQLPMQNVKTSDTEEFLYKIGDFSYRTSVRDLDKEPLTEKEYQTLTDLHKHAGEIRQSMRSLQAQAMNNKHRWVDESANENAPQGEESVPGQFELMNKSVEGFSEVDWGASKDSIRNINGELKKALTGKEVSEKEAQDIGRSYAGVGKESNVDITETGKGLEYPAYTLVIDDPDHKANYYMDISINGGEPIWFMQEREIGEQTIGLNEATEKASNFLEQHGKENMELIDSTQYDSVGVFEYVYKQDDVRIYPDSILIGVALDNGDVVSYESKGYIINHQKNRDIAEPKLSREEAQTKVNPKVKIMEEHIGVIKNNINEEVLCYEFLGVLDDDTYRIFINAEDGQEEKVERLIQSEPVFQ, from the coding sequence TTGATACGGAATATACTTATTGGAATAGCTGTCGCGGCCGTCATTGGAACAGGCGTGTGGGGCTATCAACAGAAATCAGAAGGCGACGAACTTAGAATTCAGGCAGAAAATAACTACCAACGAGCATTTCATGATCTAACCTTTAACCTAGATCAGATTGAGGATGAACTAGGTAAAACACTTGCTATGAATACAAGAAGGCAGTTAACACCATCTCTTGCTGAAGTATGGCGTATAACAAGCTTAGCACAGAAAAACCTAGCACAATTACCTATGCAAAATGTAAAGACAAGTGATACGGAAGAATTCCTTTACAAAATTGGTGACTTTAGCTACCGTACATCTGTGCGTGATTTAGACAAAGAGCCATTAACAGAAAAGGAATATCAGACGTTAACCGATCTGCACAAGCATGCAGGTGAAATCCGCCAAAGTATGCGTAGCTTGCAGGCGCAAGCGATGAATAACAAGCATCGTTGGGTGGATGAGAGTGCGAATGAAAATGCTCCACAAGGAGAGGAAAGTGTTCCGGGTCAATTTGAACTGATGAATAAGTCAGTTGAAGGATTTAGTGAAGTCGATTGGGGAGCGAGTAAAGACTCCATTCGTAATATCAACGGTGAGCTTAAAAAGGCACTAACAGGAAAAGAAGTGAGTGAAAAAGAAGCTCAGGACATTGGTAGAAGCTATGCTGGTGTTGGAAAAGAATCAAACGTTGATATTACTGAGACAGGGAAAGGGTTAGAGTATCCGGCTTATACTCTCGTCATCGATGATCCAGATCATAAAGCGAATTATTATATGGACATAAGTATAAATGGTGGAGAGCCCATTTGGTTTATGCAGGAACGTGAGATTGGTGAACAAACGATTGGACTAAACGAGGCTACTGAGAAAGCAAGCAATTTCTTAGAGCAACACGGAAAAGAAAACATGGAGTTAATTGATAGTACACAGTACGATTCTGTTGGAGTCTTTGAATATGTGTATAAACAAGATGATGTTAGAATTTATCCGGACTCTATATTGATTGGCGTAGCGTTAGATAACGGGGATGTTGTCAGCTACGAATCAAAAGGATACATTATCAATCATCAGAAGAATCGTGATATCGCAGAGCCAAAGTTAAGTCGTGAGGAAGCCCAGACAAAAGTAAATCCCAAAGTGAAGATTATGGAAGAACACATTGGAGTCATTAAGAACAATATTAATGAAGAAGTACTTTGTTATGAATTTCTTGGTGTACTAGATGATGATACGTATCGTATTTTCATCAACGCTGAAGATGGGCAGGAAGAAAAAGTAGAACGTCTGATTCAATCAGAGCCTGTTTTCCAATAA
- a CDS encoding lysophospholipid acyltransferase family protein has product MGLYQFGQFVCRTYLSTLYKIEIEGKENIPEQGGVLLCCNHISNFDPPFLGAYIKRPTRYMAKQELFEKPILKQLLPKLGAFPVKRGGADKQTLRKGMNYLNDQEILGLFPEGTRSKDGKLGKGLAGAGFFALKTDAVVIPCAIIGTYKRGKRLKLVYGKPLDLTQQRETKASSGEVTELIMSEIQALLDTHNQPHD; this is encoded by the coding sequence ATGGGATTATACCAATTTGGTCAGTTTGTTTGTCGAACGTATTTATCGACACTTTATAAAATTGAAATTGAAGGTAAAGAGAACATTCCTGAGCAGGGTGGAGTGTTACTATGTTGTAATCATATTAGTAATTTTGATCCACCGTTTCTTGGAGCTTACATTAAACGCCCTACACGATATATGGCTAAGCAGGAGCTTTTTGAAAAACCAATCCTAAAGCAATTATTACCTAAGCTTGGTGCATTTCCGGTTAAGCGTGGTGGAGCTGATAAGCAAACATTACGCAAAGGAATGAACTACTTAAATGATCAAGAAATTTTAGGATTATTTCCTGAAGGAACAAGAAGTAAAGATGGCAAGCTTGGAAAAGGTTTGGCTGGTGCAGGTTTCTTTGCATTAAAAACGGATGCGGTTGTGATTCCATGTGCAATTATTGGAACGTACAAGCGCGGGAAACGTTTAAAGCTTGTTTATGGAAAACCGTTAGACCTAACCCAACAACGAGAAACCAAAGCAAGCTCAGGAGAAGTCACAGAACTGATTATGAGTGAAATTCAAGCATTATTAGATACGCATAACCAACCTCACGATTAA
- a CDS encoding methionine biosynthesis PLP-dependent protein, translating into MSDKTLETKLVQIGNRKDNRTGAVNAPVYFSTAYRHTGIGESTGYDYARTGNPTREILEQAIAELEVGDQGFACSSGMAAVQTVLSIFKSGDEIVASKDLYGGTYRLFEEGWNHWGITFHYSDPRDIKTFEEAITPGTKALFIETPTNPLMQEASIPELAKLAEKYNLLLIVDNTFYTPIIQQPIKLGADIVIHSASKYISGHNDVIAGLIVSKGKELSAKIGYFHNGIGATLSAFDSWLVIRGMKTLALRMEKHEQNAKELVQFLEESSVVEDVLYPGRGGMISFRVGSEDWINPILQNLTLISFAESLGGVESLMTYPATQTHADIPEEIRMANGVDNRLLRFSVGIERAEDLIEDLNQAFSKL; encoded by the coding sequence ATGAGTGATAAAACGTTAGAAACAAAGTTAGTTCAAATTGGAAATCGAAAAGACAATCGAACAGGAGCTGTGAACGCACCTGTCTACTTTTCCACAGCTTACAGGCATACAGGAATAGGTGAATCAACCGGATATGATTATGCAAGAACAGGAAACCCAACAAGAGAGATCTTAGAACAAGCTATCGCTGAGCTAGAGGTAGGGGACCAAGGGTTTGCGTGTAGCTCGGGAATGGCTGCTGTTCAAACAGTCTTGTCTATCTTTAAAAGTGGGGATGAAATTGTCGCTTCAAAAGATCTGTACGGAGGAACCTATCGATTGTTTGAAGAGGGGTGGAATCATTGGGGCATCACATTCCACTATTCTGATCCTCGTGATATAAAGACCTTTGAAGAAGCAATCACACCTGGAACAAAAGCGTTATTCATTGAAACACCAACAAACCCACTTATGCAAGAAGCTTCAATTCCTGAGCTAGCTAAGCTTGCAGAGAAATATAATCTGCTGCTTATCGTGGATAATACGTTTTACACACCAATCATACAACAACCTATTAAACTCGGAGCCGATATCGTCATTCACAGTGCTTCAAAGTACATAAGTGGTCACAATGACGTGATTGCAGGTTTAATTGTATCAAAAGGCAAAGAGCTTTCAGCGAAAATCGGATATTTTCATAATGGAATTGGTGCAACATTATCAGCGTTTGATTCCTGGCTTGTGATTCGCGGCATGAAAACTTTAGCATTACGTATGGAAAAGCATGAACAAAATGCAAAAGAGTTAGTGCAGTTCTTAGAAGAATCAAGTGTTGTAGAAGACGTGTTATACCCTGGAAGAGGTGGAATGATTTCCTTTAGAGTTGGTAGTGAGGATTGGATTAATCCGATTCTTCAAAATCTTACACTTATTTCATTTGCAGAAAGCTTAGGTGGCGTTGAAAGCTTAATGACCTATCCGGCTACACAAACTCACGCTGATATTCCAGAAGAAATAAGAATGGCAAATGGCGTAGATAATCGTTTACTTCGTTTTTCAGTTGGAATTGAACGAGCTGAGGATTTAATAGAGGACTTAAACCAAGCATTTTCCAAGTTGTAG
- the cmk gene encoding (d)CMP kinase, translating into MSDSVNIAIDGPAGAGKSTVAKLVSEELGFLYIDTGAMYRALTFAALREDVNMNSESELSHLLSNCHIQLVVNAEGASVLLNDQDVTKDIRSPEVNQNVSLVSSWEAVRVEMVERQRQLAQKTHSVLDGRDIGTYVLPNAQLKVFLTASVSERARRRHEEQLKKGMPSDYEQLKIDIARRDELDSTRAFAPLKKAEDAIEIDTTTLSISEVAQAITDLAKERTS; encoded by the coding sequence ATGAGTGATTCGGTGAATATTGCCATTGATGGGCCTGCTGGTGCTGGAAAGAGTACAGTAGCAAAGTTAGTTTCAGAAGAATTAGGGTTTCTGTATATTGATACAGGAGCTATGTATCGAGCGTTAACGTTTGCTGCATTAAGAGAAGATGTTAATATGAACAGTGAGAGCGAACTTAGCCATTTACTTAGTAACTGCCACATACAATTAGTTGTAAATGCTGAGGGCGCAAGTGTTCTTCTTAACGATCAAGATGTGACAAAAGACATCAGATCTCCTGAAGTCAATCAGAATGTTTCTCTCGTTTCAAGCTGGGAAGCTGTACGTGTTGAAATGGTAGAGCGTCAACGCCAACTTGCTCAAAAAACGCATAGCGTATTAGATGGCAGAGATATTGGAACCTATGTTCTTCCAAATGCTCAATTAAAAGTGTTTTTAACTGCGTCTGTATCAGAACGAGCACGTAGACGTCACGAAGAACAGCTTAAAAAAGGGATGCCTTCTGATTACGAACAACTTAAAATCGACATTGCCAGACGTGATGAGCTTGATTCAACAAGAGCATTTGCCCCGCTAAAAAAAGCGGAGGATGCAATTGAGATTGATACGACCACTTTATCCATTTCAGAAGTTGCCCAAGCTATTACTGATTTAGCGAAGGAGCGAACAAGCTAA
- the sleB gene encoding spore cortex-lytic enzyme: MSKFKQSMCSRCILFTLIAALCLPFVISEEALAFSERVIQKGSTGDDVVELQARLQYNGFYTGKIDGVYGWGTYWAVRNFQEDFGMDVDGLVGDKMKTRLAKATKYDEGFVQNALKEGRKFSHYGGTPKEKQQGPKGSAKGGAKNGASKGGSGSNGSGGNVSQPQAPSNQGGGGTNEGTGGDEQPQKPENDQPTIEKANNVPSGYSDNDIRLMAQAVYGEARGEPYVGQVAVAAVIVNRINSATFPNTVSEVIFEPRAFTAVADGQIYNEPNEQARKAVIDALNGQDPTGNAIYYFNPETATSDWIWSREQIKQIGKHIFCY; encoded by the coding sequence ATGAGCAAGTTTAAGCAGTCAATGTGTTCAAGATGTATTTTATTCACTCTCATAGCAGCACTTTGCTTACCTTTCGTCATAAGTGAAGAAGCTTTAGCCTTCTCAGAACGAGTGATTCAAAAAGGATCAACTGGGGATGATGTGGTAGAGCTTCAAGCACGGTTACAGTACAACGGTTTTTATACAGGGAAAATTGATGGAGTTTATGGATGGGGAACGTATTGGGCCGTTCGTAACTTCCAAGAGGATTTTGGAATGGATGTCGATGGACTAGTCGGCGACAAAATGAAAACGAGACTAGCAAAAGCAACAAAATATGATGAAGGCTTTGTCCAAAACGCCTTAAAAGAAGGAAGAAAATTCTCGCATTATGGTGGAACACCAAAAGAAAAGCAGCAAGGCCCTAAGGGAAGTGCAAAGGGTGGAGCTAAGAATGGTGCTTCCAAAGGTGGATCAGGCAGTAATGGTTCAGGTGGTAACGTAAGTCAACCACAAGCTCCGTCAAATCAAGGAGGAGGCGGAACAAATGAAGGGACTGGCGGAGATGAACAACCTCAAAAGCCTGAGAACGACCAGCCGACAATTGAAAAAGCGAATAATGTTCCATCAGGATATTCAGACAATGACATTCGCCTAATGGCTCAAGCCGTTTATGGTGAAGCACGTGGAGAACCATATGTCGGTCAAGTAGCTGTTGCTGCTGTTATCGTAAACCGGATAAACAGTGCAACTTTTCCGAACACAGTCTCAGAAGTTATTTTCGAACCAAGAGCCTTTACAGCAGTAGCTGACGGTCAAATTTACAATGAACCTAATGAACAAGCCAGAAAAGCGGTAATTGATGCATTAAATGGTCAAGATCCGACCGGAAATGCCATTTATTACTTTAATCCGGAAACCGCTACTTCTGATTGGATCTGGTCACGTGAACAAATTAAACAAATAGGTAAGCATATCTTTTGTTATTAG
- a CDS encoding YpdA family putative bacillithiol disulfide reductase: protein MKEEVIIIGGGPCGLAAAIACQDKGIEPLIIEKDHIVSSIYKYPTHQTFFSTSEKLEIGDVAFVTEERKPHRNQALVYYRSVAERKNLRIQSREAVLNVDKQEDGTFVVKTEKQTYEASFVVIATGYYNSPNYMNIEGEDLPHVYHYFKEAHPYYRQNVVVIGGKNSAIDAALELEKAGAYVTALYRGEDYSPSVKPWILPEYISLVKHRKIHLEFKADVHKITKDLVQYSVAGETKSIKADYVFAMTGYHPDHQFIKSMGVIVDDETGRPTFDRDTYETNVDGLFIAGVIAAGNNANEIFIENGRWHGKGIATRIDEIRTNQKEMTE, encoded by the coding sequence ATGAAGGAAGAAGTCATCATTATAGGTGGAGGACCATGCGGATTAGCGGCAGCCATTGCTTGTCAGGACAAAGGCATTGAACCGCTTATTATAGAAAAGGATCACATTGTGAGTTCAATTTACAAGTACCCTACTCATCAAACCTTCTTTAGTACAAGCGAAAAGCTTGAAATTGGTGATGTGGCTTTTGTAACAGAAGAACGAAAACCTCATCGAAATCAGGCACTTGTTTATTATCGAAGTGTAGCAGAGCGCAAAAATTTACGGATTCAATCGCGTGAGGCTGTCTTAAATGTTGATAAACAGGAGGACGGTACATTTGTTGTGAAAACGGAGAAACAAACGTACGAGGCGTCGTTTGTGGTTATTGCAACAGGTTACTACAACTCGCCTAACTACATGAATATCGAAGGTGAGGATCTTCCTCATGTGTATCATTATTTTAAAGAAGCTCATCCTTATTACAGACAAAACGTTGTTGTGATAGGTGGGAAGAACTCAGCAATTGATGCAGCATTAGAATTAGAAAAAGCAGGAGCCTATGTAACAGCTCTTTATCGAGGTGAGGATTATTCGCCAAGTGTTAAGCCTTGGATTTTACCGGAGTACATTTCACTCGTAAAGCACCGGAAGATCCATCTTGAGTTTAAAGCGGACGTTCATAAAATAACAAAAGATCTGGTTCAATATTCCGTTGCTGGAGAGACAAAATCGATTAAGGCAGATTATGTGTTCGCAATGACAGGGTATCACCCTGATCATCAGTTTATTAAAAGTATGGGTGTAATCGTGGATGATGAAACGGGTAGACCGACTTTCGATCGAGATACGTATGAAACGAATGTGGACGGTCTATTTATTGCGGGCGTGATTGCTGCAGGAAATAATGCAAATGAAATTTTTATAGAGAATGGTCGGTGGCATGGTAAAGGTATTGCCACAAGAATTGACGAAATTCGTACCAATCAAAAGGAGATGACTGAATGA
- the prsW gene encoding glutamic-type intramembrane protease PrsW: MFSLLTAAIAPAIGLLTYFYLKTDYRRAIYGTIIRTFLMGFLLVFPVMVLQFAFIEENVFPFEWQQALILYGFTEEFFKWFVLYIFAYQLGTINRRNDGIVYGVSLSLGFATMENILYLIAHGIETAIGRALLPVSSHALFGIIMGYYLSHAKLSPSHKKKYLSYSLWIPVFLHSLYDYIVYLFNHYVFFGLIPFMLMLWAFAIYKMKLARRLDQQSPRIRRN, from the coding sequence ATGTTTTCGTTGCTAACGGCTGCAATAGCACCTGCAATCGGACTGCTAACTTACTTTTATCTTAAAACGGATTATCGTCGTGCGATATATGGAACCATTATCCGAACCTTTTTAATGGGATTCTTGTTAGTGTTTCCTGTTATGGTTTTACAGTTTGCGTTTATTGAAGAGAATGTTTTTCCTTTCGAATGGCAACAGGCTCTTATTCTGTACGGTTTTACTGAGGAGTTCTTTAAATGGTTTGTTCTCTATATTTTTGCTTACCAATTAGGAACGATTAACAGACGGAATGATGGCATTGTATACGGAGTATCACTGTCGCTTGGTTTTGCAACCATGGAAAATATCCTTTATTTGATTGCGCACGGTATTGAGACGGCGATCGGACGAGCATTGTTACCAGTCTCGAGTCATGCACTTTTTGGAATAATCATGGGGTATTATTTAAGTCATGCAAAGCTTTCACCAAGCCATAAAAAAAAGTATCTGAGCTATTCATTATGGATCCCAGTGTTCTTACATAGTTTGTATGACTACATTGTGTATTTGTTTAATCATTATGTGTTTTTTGGATTAATTCCTTTTATGCTGATGCTATGGGCTTTCGCCATCTATAAAATGAAACTCGCTCGAAGGCTTGATCAACAATCACCACGAATAAGGAGGAATTAA
- a CDS encoding asparaginase → MKKVVLLTTGGTIASTENEAGKLVAGELTGEELANLCNLPNDIHVTVRSMLQKPSVHITLDDWLELKKEVEDAFLDEEVSGVVVTHGTDTLEETAYFLDLVIQDVRPVIVTGSQRGPEQLGSDAFINLRHAIYAACHESLRDVGTVVVFNERLFAARYVKKEHASNIQGFNAFGFGYLGIIDNDTIFMYQKPLNRRTYSIEHALPKVAILKIYLGMDSSILESVVTHSDAIVLEGVGRGQVPPNLVPMLSKALQQDKHIIMTTSSEEGKVYPTYEYAGSAHDLEQRGVILGSDYDSKKARIKTMVLMASKQDVAQGFLN, encoded by the coding sequence ATGAAAAAGGTTGTGTTACTAACAACAGGTGGAACCATTGCAAGTACAGAGAACGAAGCAGGGAAATTAGTAGCAGGTGAACTAACAGGTGAGGAGCTCGCTAATTTGTGTAATCTGCCAAACGATATTCATGTCACCGTTCGCTCTATGCTACAAAAGCCAAGCGTCCACATTACATTAGATGATTGGCTTGAGCTAAAAAAAGAGGTGGAAGATGCCTTTCTTGATGAAGAAGTGTCGGGTGTTGTAGTTACTCATGGAACGGATACATTAGAGGAGACGGCATATTTTCTGGATTTAGTGATACAAGACGTGCGTCCGGTTATTGTAACAGGCTCACAACGTGGTCCAGAACAGTTAGGAAGCGACGCGTTTATTAATTTGCGTCATGCCATCTATGCTGCTTGTCATGAATCACTTAGAGATGTGGGTACAGTTGTGGTGTTTAATGAACGCCTATTCGCAGCGCGATATGTAAAAAAAGAACATGCATCAAACATTCAAGGGTTTAATGCCTTTGGATTCGGTTATTTAGGTATTATCGATAATGATACAATCTTTATGTACCAAAAGCCGTTAAACCGCCGTACATATTCAATTGAGCATGCATTGCCTAAGGTCGCTATTCTAAAAATATATTTAGGAATGGACTCATCCATTTTAGAAAGTGTCGTTACTCATTCTGATGCAATTGTACTTGAAGGTGTTGGCCGGGGTCAGGTTCCACCTAACCTCGTACCTATGTTAAGTAAAGCATTACAACAAGATAAACATATCATCATGACAACGTCCTCTGAAGAAGGAAAGGTATATCCAACCTATGAATATGCGGGCAGTGCCCATGATTTAGAGCAACGAGGCGTAATTTTAGGGTCGGATTATGATAGTAAGAAAGCACGTATTAAAACAATGGTGCTAATGGCCTCAAAACAGGATGTCGCACAAGGTTTCTTGAATTAA
- a CDS encoding bifunctional homocysteine S-methyltransferase/methylenetetrahydrofolate reductase has product MELLERLKKDVLVGDGAMGTLLYERGIEQQCFEEVNLSHPEEIISIHTEYLLAGADVIQTNTYAANRLKLGKYGLEDKTAEINRRAVALAKQAAENRAFVVGTVGGVRRFQMEESTIREIEQALTEQIIVLIDEGVDGLLFETFYDLEEALLVTSIAKKHSSLPVIMNISLGDIGVMSGGIHAATAFEQLTSAGADIVGLNCRMGPAHMLRSFEEIPIPIDHVLAVYPNASLPDYRDGRFFYSSNPDYFAAMTDKFIDQGVRLIGGCCGTTPEHIKAIAESARSRVPVYEKKLKVAIRKPLVSDRPARKEEKLTEIVKNRSSIIVELDPPKKLNVSKFMQGAKALKEAGIDALTLADNSLASPRVDNLALGTMVKEQIRARPLVHLTCRDRNLIGLQSHLMGLHTLGLHDVLTITGDPTKIGDFPGASSVYDLASYQLISMIKQLNEGISFSGKELGEKADFTVGAAFNPNVKYIDKAVKRLEKKIESGADYFMSQPVYDINQLKAIYDETKHLDQPIYIGIMPIVSSRNAEFLHNEVPGIKLTSGIREVMARHEGDSESSKREGLAIAKELVDAACEYFNGIYLITPFMHYDLTVTLSEYIKERTDVIKQSN; this is encoded by the coding sequence GTGGAGTTGTTAGAGCGCCTTAAAAAGGATGTATTAGTAGGTGACGGAGCGATGGGAACGCTCTTGTACGAACGCGGAATCGAACAACAATGCTTTGAAGAGGTGAACCTCAGCCACCCGGAGGAGATTATCTCCATTCATACAGAGTATCTTCTAGCAGGTGCAGATGTCATTCAAACAAACACATATGCTGCAAATAGACTGAAGCTTGGAAAATATGGACTCGAGGATAAAACAGCAGAAATTAATCGCCGTGCCGTTGCTTTAGCAAAGCAAGCGGCGGAGAATCGAGCATTTGTGGTTGGCACGGTTGGTGGGGTCCGGAGATTTCAAATGGAAGAATCTACGATCCGTGAAATTGAGCAAGCACTAACTGAACAAATCATTGTCTTAATTGATGAAGGGGTAGATGGTCTTTTATTTGAGACATTTTATGATTTAGAAGAAGCGCTACTTGTTACATCAATTGCTAAAAAGCATAGCTCATTGCCGGTTATCATGAACATTAGTTTAGGAGATATTGGTGTGATGAGTGGAGGGATTCATGCTGCCACAGCTTTTGAACAGTTGACGTCGGCAGGTGCGGACATTGTTGGCCTCAATTGCCGAATGGGTCCCGCACATATGCTCAGATCCTTTGAAGAAATTCCAATTCCAATCGACCATGTTTTGGCTGTATATCCAAATGCCAGTTTACCCGACTACCGCGATGGGCGTTTTTTCTATTCATCAAATCCTGATTACTTTGCTGCGATGACTGACAAATTTATTGATCAAGGCGTACGCCTGATCGGTGGATGCTGTGGAACAACGCCTGAACACATTAAAGCAATCGCCGAATCTGCACGCTCACGAGTTCCGGTTTATGAGAAAAAGCTTAAAGTTGCTATTCGCAAGCCGCTCGTATCAGATCGTCCAGCCAGAAAAGAAGAGAAGTTAACAGAGATCGTAAAGAATCGTTCTTCCATTATTGTTGAATTAGATCCTCCTAAAAAATTAAATGTCTCAAAATTTATGCAAGGTGCAAAAGCATTAAAAGAAGCAGGCATTGATGCATTAACTCTTGCAGATAACTCACTTGCGTCACCAAGAGTTGATAATTTAGCGCTTGGCACAATGGTAAAAGAACAGATTAGAGCAAGACCTCTAGTTCATCTAACATGCCGCGACCGGAACTTGATCGGCCTCCAATCGCACCTTATGGGCTTACATACATTAGGGTTGCATGATGTATTAACGATTACGGGCGATCCAACAAAAATTGGTGACTTCCCTGGAGCTAGTTCCGTTTACGATTTAGCGTCTTATCAATTAATATCGATGATCAAGCAGTTAAATGAAGGGATATCTTTCTCAGGAAAAGAATTGGGAGAGAAAGCGGACTTCACTGTAGGTGCGGCCTTTAATCCAAATGTAAAATACATTGATAAAGCTGTTAAACGATTAGAAAAGAAAATCGAAAGTGGTGCTGATTACTTTATGAGTCAGCCCGTCTATGATATCAATCAGCTTAAAGCGATTTATGATGAAACAAAACATCTAGATCAACCGATCTATATAGGCATTATGCCGATTGTTAGTTCGAGAAATGCTGAGTTTCTTCATAATGAAGTGCCTGGTATTAAACTTACATCAGGTATTCGAGAAGTCATGGCAAGACACGAAGGAGATTCAGAATCTTCAAAACGCGAAGGGCTTGCTATAGCAAAAGAACTTGTTGATGCAGCATGTGAATATTTTAATGGAATTTATTTAATCACTCCATTCATGCATTACGACTTAACCGTTACCTTATCTGAGTATATTAAAGAACGGACAGATGTGATCAAACAATCTAATTAA
- a CDS encoding flagellar brake domain-containing protein, which produces MEVGMTLYLEAKHQEMEKPVPVYRCRVVDLEEGRIMIDYPINETTKKPAFFYDGTQFKAWWVAKENAVYSFEATILGRKKSEIPILILNQPLPDQVIKLQRREYVRISARADVAVHPFHTDYYPFASTTIDISGGGCAITLPRNYQCPPIGEMVMLYLVLHRPSGTVDYLQVKADIVRVIQPSEHSQERLSFEFLQLAKRDREKIMTYIFEKQLMEKKKMKL; this is translated from the coding sequence GTGGAAGTAGGAATGACGTTATATCTTGAGGCAAAACATCAAGAAATGGAAAAACCGGTACCGGTTTATCGCTGTCGAGTGGTTGATCTGGAAGAAGGACGGATTATGATTGATTATCCTATCAATGAGACAACAAAGAAACCGGCATTTTTCTATGATGGTACGCAATTTAAAGCGTGGTGGGTAGCCAAAGAAAATGCAGTGTATTCGTTTGAAGCGACAATTTTAGGACGTAAGAAATCAGAGATCCCTATTTTAATTCTGAATCAGCCGCTGCCAGATCAAGTGATTAAATTACAGAGAAGGGAATATGTCAGAATCTCTGCAAGAGCAGATGTTGCTGTTCATCCATTCCATACAGATTATTATCCGTTTGCCTCAACTACAATTGACATTAGCGGTGGCGGTTGTGCCATCACGCTGCCACGTAATTACCAATGCCCACCTATAGGTGAAATGGTTATGCTCTATTTAGTGTTACATCGCCCTTCTGGTACAGTTGATTATCTTCAAGTGAAGGCTGATATTGTTCGAGTCATACAGCCGTCTGAACATTCACAGGAACGTCTTTCGTTTGAATTTCTTCAACTTGCTAAGCGGGATCGAGAAAAAATAATGACGTATATTTTTGAAAAACAACTAATGGAAAAAAAGAAAATGAAGCTTTAG